The window CCTCTTGTTTTAGAGCTGAACACTCAATGTATGAGTTTGGACACCCAGAATTTAACACCACTTACAAATAATCAGGTCATCTCAGCAAATACTTTAGCATCTTTTCCACCACCCACTTTTATTCTCTCATGTAACAGCATAACAGATGAACAAGCTAGAAATACATGGACTTTCAAtaaatatctgatttttttcaacattAAATAGAGCTAACAAGTATTAAAACAGTAATGTCACTTATACTTACATTTATTTGGTTCATATAAAGTCCTACTAAACTGAAAAGGGggttatataaaaaaaaaaaaaattaaacacaactTACGTGGTATCAAGGTAAAGCGTGTGGACTTGTTGACCAACTAAAGCAGGGTAGCGCTCCATAGAAGGATCTGCCCTGAAGTCTCCTGTGTGCAGCATAACATTTCCACTGGGTAGACAGAAAAGGATCATTGTTGCACCTGGAcaactgaaacaaacaaaaaaacccatacaaaTTACATTAGTTCTCTATACTGATAAACTACCTTAAGAGATATACCACccttcagcagcaggaaggtgtgcagaacagcattttaaatcaCAGTTACTATGCAGCCTAATTTGGCTAGAAATGCCCGATTTCTAAAGGAATTCCAAAGCTAATCTTATGGCCATAGACAAGCTAGGCTTGAGTTCTCAGCTGatatggagagaagaaaaaaagcacaccaGCAGTAAAGTAATCAAGCATTAACCGCCTTTTTGGGATGCTCTGTCTTCTAGGTATGACAAAGATGCTGCCTCAGTTGCAATCTCTGAGGTTCTATTACTTGATTCAAAGGGGAAACAGTGCAccaaagagaagcagcattCTTATTCAGGAGAAACAGAATTGTATTATTGCAGATGCATCTTCGTTCCTGCAGGACTTACTgaagcatttccttttaaattctatttgcagattttaaatattatcCTCCATCCAGAATTCCCTGGTTATAAATACAATTCCCTTATTTGCCACAGTGAATCCATTGCACCTTCTGCAGTTCCTCACCAAAGCTGTCTGAAGGGCAAGAGCTCAGACTGGAAAACCAGAGTGGGACTATTTTGGACATGAATCATCTGTAAACGGTAAATGAAAtctcaaaaaaggaaaaattggcATGAATCAGAGCCAAAATGACAGACTCGGTGAACTTTCCAAGAAGTTGAACTTTGTACCTAAGGTTTACATGCCTTTTAAATTGAAGCTGAGGATCAGAGagacaaacaggaaaaatgagaGGTGTCCAAATTACATAAGCAACAaggcttctttctttcccagaaaGGTTCTCAAAGGAGTTCATGGAATCCTATCTCTCCAACTATAAACAAAACCTACAATAAATAATATTCAAACCAGCTGTGACACAGTGCTGCGTTTCAGTATATACTTCAAGGAAAGGACTTTTCCTCCAGCCCATAGCCAAATAAGGTACCAAGAGGCAGAGTGGCAAAGAGCACAGGGCTGGAAGTCAGGTGCTACTGAACTTTAAATCCAGCATCACCACATAATGATGCATAATGCCAGCATAACGGACAAAAATGTCACCCTTTATCACCAAATCCAGTAGCAGTCTTGTTCCAGATACCAacaggcttttctttaaaattcaattttcaaaatgttggCCAGGTTTTGTCTCTCCCAGGATCCAAAGCATCACgtttttctttaactgaagATTTCACTATCTTCAGTTGAAACTACAGAAACCTAACAACATATCTGATAATCAAATCTAAGATGTTCCCAACTAGACACCAAAAATTAAAGTGTCCAGACCACCTGAAAAATCATTCAACCTCTCAACAAGCTTAAAAATTATGGAGTTCCGTGTGGTAACACGATGTACTCAttacaagcaaacaaaataaagttaaactaaaattatcaaaaaacccctaagtttcattttcaaagataACTCACCTATTTCAAAAGCTAACTACTTGCAAGAAACTTAGGCTCCTACATGCCTAATTCACTTCTGGTTACTAAGACAACTCAGGAATGTGAAGTATTTTCACCCTTAATTTTCAGATCTACTGAAACCTGAAAATCATGAAAACATAAACTGTCTCTTGTACAGCTATTTATCTTTAATATTCTACACATACAAATATTCCACAACAAATGAAATGATACATACTGATTGGCATCGAGCAGCAACACTTTGATCCCATTCACTATACATTCTGTGTCCATCGGCAGCACGTGGACATACTGCTCTTTGACTCGAAGTTTGCTCTTCACCAGATTGCCAGTTATCTGCAACAGGGAAAGGATTTAATACGGAATAGGAGCAAAATCTAAAAAAAGCCTTTGcttattttagaaacaaaagctCTCAAAGCCAGACTGTCTGGCTTAGAGAGAAACTATGAGATCCTTGGTATAATCAAGCCTTTCGGTAGCATTTCACCTCtcaaaaagcaaactgaaaaaaagctgtcttaaaaaagcaaacttttaaaAGCCTGTAAACAGGTTATGGATTGGAATCAGAGAGAAGGCAAACAAGGGGGAATAACATCTGTTACAGACTGCCAAGTCAAGATGAGGAGGTGGATAAAGCCTTCtttaaacaactgaaaaagtTTCTAGGTCACAGGCGCTGGATCTTATCATGGAGGACTGCAGTCACCCCAACACCTACTGGAAGGGCAACACAGGACACAAGCATTCCAGGAGACTTCCAgagtaaaagagaaataatttttttgatgCAGGTTCTGGATGGGTTGATTAGGCAAGGTACCCTACCATGTTTTAAGTAAAGAAGAGTTGCTTGGACATAGCTAATGGCAGTCTTGGCCATTCAGCAGCCTGAAGCACAGGACACGCAGGACCAGGCTCAAACAACTCCATTTacttagtctggagaagagctGGCTTAAGTGGAATCTAATTTCAGACTCCCATCACTCGAATAGAGTtgtagagaagatggagccagattCTTCTCCACTATGCACACAAAAAGAACAAGCTACAATCTCAAGTTGCAAAAAGGGACATTTCAATTGTATATAGGAAAAAATTTCCGAGTGGGTATGCACTGCAAGAGGTTGTGAGGAGACGTAGTGGAATCTGTCCTATTTTCAAAATTTGACCGACAAAGGCTCTCTGCAGTCTGGTCTAGCTTTGAAGTTAGACTCGCATTGCACAGGAGATCAGTCTATACGATCTCTAGAGATCCTTTTAAACCTGAATTTTTTCATGGTATCTAGACAGGGAAGTTTCACTAATCTTCTTCATCAGTCAAATTAGGGTAAGACTTTCTTACAAGGGAAACCCAGATTCCCCTATACATATCCACTGTGCCTAACTGACCCAACAATGGAACCTCTGCTGTATTTACTTTCATCAGTATAAAAGTGATTATAGTTGCATATGGATTTGATAATATCCAGtgaacctaaaaaaaaaaaaaccaacctaaaaaaaaagtatcttggAAAACCTTACCTTATTACAGTAGATTGGAAACATGAAGTTTTTAGTTAATCCACAATAATGATCAGAGTGAAAATGAGTAAGGAAATAAGCTGTGCAGCCTTCAATTTCTCCATACTGGAAGGCATCAACTGTAAAACCAGTTCCTACagcaaaaagggaagagaagccAGTCAGTAAACATGCATAGCTCAGAACTAGTTTTTGATTAGATgttccttttgttcttttttctttcttccaaattAAAAGGTAATACAGTTACGCTGCATACAGTTCAAGGAGCCATTTAAAGATAAGCATGGTTTACATATGAGTCAACAGTCACAAACAAGATTTTCActtatcaaaaataaaaatttaacaaAGTGTCCACACACAAATACTTTCACAGGCTTCCCAAATATCTGTTGCTCAGCTGCTATCCTATACAGATTGCAACTGgttaagcaaacaaaacacatttacCTGCATTCAGCTGGTATTTTTGGAAGTTCACATAGATTAATATCTAATACCAACGTcttaacacaaaataaaacagataacTACTTCttaacaaaatgcattttgcaatCAAACTGCAATTTTTCAATTATCCTACATTTaatattccttttaaaacatgctGCCATATAATTATCAAGCAAGCAATCTGGAGTCTTCAAATGTATCTGCTGAGATGAAATGTGACTGATTTGCCATTGTATGCTTTCAGTGAGGTGCTGTTTGTATAAAGATGTGATGTAAAGATAGCTGTATAGAAGATAGACCTTTTCTCTGCAAAtgtagtatttcttttttaaatgcaaacattaCGACAAATGGTCCTTTCACACTGGGTTACAGTTTCTTAAAACCACCAAATAGTGCACAGAACTAATTCACCTGGTGGcactcaaatatttttcattttctgttataCAAATTTCCCGGATCTTCTAGGAGAAATGGAAATAGTTCTACTTACTTGAGGCTAGAACTTCAAGTATTTGCAACTCCAAAAAAAATAGCAGTCTgctaattaaaaacaacaaaccaaaaaatcccTAAGTGTTTGAGAGGTATCAGACTCAAAACTTCAGGGAGGTTGAATTATACTAGGCCACGGGGATAAATATGTTATCATTAGcaacatagaaaatacaaacataCTTCAAATGTAGTAACAAAATTCAGAACAAAGGTAATATAGATAATAACAAAGCAACTTTAAAATTGCATTGTAGGCATAGAGGTCTGCTCTTCAAATTTATTATATATGGAAAATTCTCTAAGCCTACAGAACCCATGATACTGGTATAACCCCACAAAGACTTACAGACCAGTCTTCAAGCAGCAGCTTGGCACTTAAAATCACTAATATATTTCTATTTGGCTTCCTCAAATAACTACCTAAGACAATCCTTTAGTGGTAAATGAAACTGCGAGGAGCTGAAGCTTTTCAAGCTGCTGATACATCATCCTGTAATTTACGTAATTGCTTGAGGAGATTCTGAGAAATTCTTGGCTGTTTCCTTAACTAAACTCTTCTGCctggttttcatttctttgttttcacagtTGTAGTAAATCATATTTCTAATACTATtgaatttcaaatgcaaaattaactAAATTCTTTTAACTTAGTGTGAGGAAGTAATTGCTATTGCTAGTCCTATTTTCAGGCACAACTGAAGCAATGTAAAAGATTAAATTCAGGAATTAGGAGTGAATACAAACAAGGGATCTATTCAAAATCATTTAAGAAATTAGACCAATCTTTCAATAATGCTTATGTTTTTCTGCTCTGTCAAAAACATTCAGAAGTCAGtccttgaaataattttcctgagATAACTATTTCACTAACTATTTTCAGCCATTGCTGACTCTAGTTTGCAATTACCTTCTTTTGGAGATCTGCATCTACACAAGATTTTATTAACTTAgatggaggaaataaaattcattATGAGCTGCAGTCCAAAAGGTTATGAAGAGTGAAGAACAATGAAGCCtacaattaggaaaaaaaaaattacaacactCAAGCCAAAATTAGTTAAACTCTACAAAAAGCAACACTTATCTCTCACCTGGTATTTTCTTGTAGAAAGggcagtgtttttttcttgttccttcaCCTGTAGTAGGtaattctttaaatttttttctccacctttgTGGGCCACCAGAACTTACATCTGCAGAGGCTCCATTTTTACTTGAATTTTCTATAACTGCTTCTACATCTTCCACAGAcccttcagctttccttttttgctgtCTGGGCCTCTTTCCATTGGGAGTTACTGAGCCTGATATCTGCTTTCCCTCACTCAAACGTGtctctcctttgctttcctcttttacTTTGGGTTTTAACCCAAAGAAAACACCAATGTCCATTTGTTTGAGTTCTTTGCCAGAACTGGATTTGGCATTCATACTTGCTAAAGAAAGAGATGGTACTGTTTTAGAGATGGGGCTAGGAAAGCACACAGCAGCTGTattaagacttccttctttctccacTACCGACTGCAAACTCTCCTGGTGAGCTGTTTTTTCAATTACACTGGCAGTCATTTTATCTGTATTAGTTAAAATGTTACTTGGGTCCCTCAAAACATTACCTTTCTGAGTCAGAAGAGACCCAGCACCTTCTCTGATGAGCAGTGATGATGTCTCAGTAAAACTCATGTATGCAGGATCCAAACCACAAGCACCAGTATCATCTGACTCTGTGTTACCTGCTTTAGCAGCAGAGGACATCAATTCTGGCTGTTCAATCTCCTCacagttaaaaggaaaagaggatCCACTGGCTAGTGCCTCTTGCTGATGCTGATTATCTACACATGCTGAATTACAGAACTTACTGTTCATGCGACTCAGAGAAAAAGTTTCTACACTATGATCTAGATGGCTCAATGTATTTACTTCCTcacagtggttttttttaattatgaaactTCCCATTTTGTTATTCTCATACTGAGGCTTCTGCTGTAAGAAAAGTCCATCAAATGTTTTAAACACCACAGAATTAGATTCTTCATCTTCAAAGTTCCGGACTTcgaataatttattttgtggtatttttatttttttctcctcttcttcagtttcCTCTTCACTTTCCTCAAAAGTACTCAGTGGAGAATAAGAAATTTCACAGTCACTGAAGTCAGCTTTTGACTGTAGTAGACTTGGCTGACTTGTATCTTTCTGACTACACAGATCTTCTCCTGTTCCACTTTCTTGAGAGGATGCAAAGTCATAAAATTCAAATTTACAACTATTATCTGTGGTCTGTATGAGCTGAAACGTCTGTTCAGGCTTTTGAACATCTGCAAAAGCGGAAGTACTTTCACTAATTATATTTAGAGACTTCATTTGCAGTGAACTCTGTACCATCAATGTACAGTCATCATTTGGgacattttttacattattagATGGTTTCTCATTCTGTGAGGTTTCCTCTACATGACTTGGGGAACAGCTGGACTTTGCAGCAGAGTACGtcttcttcctctccaaagCGTTTGCTGAGGAGTTTACAAGATAATCTCCTGCCCTGCTTGCTGCAAGTAGAAAATGGCTGTAGCGCTTGTAGTGGGATGGAATGGTGGAAGTGCACAGTAAACCATCAGGACATTCTATGAAAACAGTTAAACAGAGAAGGAATGTTAATAAATTTGCAAATATAGTTGgtgtaattattaaaataaaaattacacgATACACAATTTAGAAGCTTTTTCTTATAAATGTAGCTATTGGAGGACAGAAGGCACAAGTAAGAACTAATTTTCAAGCTGCCAAGACCTACTGCCCTGAGCTGACTAGAAATGAGAATGCTTCCAACCTAAAACCAAACAGCTGCCACGAATAGAGCACTATGCCTGAATTAATACAGACCTCTAACAAGAAGAGTACTTAACCCTGTTTCAATACTGTGCTAATGTAATTATACAGCTTCTAGTTTAGAATCGTCTCACATGCAAGCAATGAGCTCAGAGCAGTAGCACCAGAAAAGGCCAGCAGGcatgtttcaaaacaaaccaaatctCGGTTCTGAATCAACCTGAAATTCCATTTCAAATTGTCTGCTGGGTTAcatgttaaatttaaaaaaaaaaaaaaagtcatgtatTTACTTATGTGAAAAAAGTATTCAGGATTCAGATGCCAGCAAAAAAGCTATGGCTGTTCCCTAAACCTTTTTGTGGACAGCTTGCTAGCCTAACTTTTGAGGATTTTAAGGTGAATGCATAAATCAATCAGAAGGATTTTCCCATCTCTTAATTATGAGAGTAAGAGATGGAAATGAGGTGTTAACACATCTGCTTTAAGttaaaaccaccaccaaaatcAGGATTAAAGGGCTCACATTTCATTGTTCTGAAGAAGAAACTTCCAAGGAAAGTTACaaagatataaaaagaaaagtggctGGGTCACCTAAACAGCCTTTACTCAAGCTTCCTGACTGCATGCTTTCTGTTCTTCAAAAGTTATGAGGTGTATTAAGAACGTAAGTTGGATAGCTGGATCTGTTCAGACATGGTATTTCCCCACAAGACACTAGCAATTGGAATGAGTCAGTTTTATTCCTCTCGTAcagaactcaaaacaaaactgtgttgTCTTATGATACAGAAATGTTCATGTATAATTCTGTAT is drawn from Gavia stellata isolate bGavSte3 chromosome 9, bGavSte3.hap2, whole genome shotgun sequence and contains these coding sequences:
- the DCLRE1A gene encoding DNA cross-link repair 1A protein, which gives rise to MSEDALLEEDIWEYKSIRKQKHHSNSESISIPLQKVSDGKCRPKRKRNRNKKKSVEKTDTLQKSEQRSRPYQDVDQCKDDSSVHSQESVSSLTEQSSQNAKPIHDGYCPSCQMPFSLLLVQTPRWHVAECLDTPGSVEKECPDGLLCTSTIPSHYKRYSHFLLAASRAGDYLVNSSANALERKKTYSAAKSSCSPSHVEETSQNEKPSNNVKNVPNDDCTLMVQSSLQMKSLNIISESTSAFADVQKPEQTFQLIQTTDNSCKFEFYDFASSQESGTGEDLCSQKDTSQPSLLQSKADFSDCEISYSPLSTFEESEEETEEEEKKIKIPQNKLFEVRNFEDEESNSVVFKTFDGLFLQQKPQYENNKMGSFIIKKNHCEEVNTLSHLDHSVETFSLSRMNSKFCNSACVDNQHQQEALASGSSFPFNCEEIEQPELMSSAAKAGNTESDDTGACGLDPAYMSFTETSSLLIREGAGSLLTQKGNVLRDPSNILTNTDKMTASVIEKTAHQESLQSVVEKEGSLNTAAVCFPSPISKTVPSLSLASMNAKSSSGKELKQMDIGVFFGLKPKVKEESKGETRLSEGKQISGSVTPNGKRPRQQKRKAEGSVEDVEAVIENSSKNGASADVSSGGPQRWRKKFKELPTTGEGTRKKHCPFYKKIPGTGFTVDAFQYGEIEGCTAYFLTHFHSDHYCGLTKNFMFPIYCNKITGNLVKSKLRVKEQYVHVLPMDTECIVNGIKVLLLDANHCPGATMILFCLPSGNVMLHTGDFRADPSMERYPALVGQQVHTLYLDTTYCSPEYTFPSQQEVIQFAVNTAFETVTLNPRTLVVCGTYSIGKEKVFLAIAEVLGSKASMSRDKYKTLQCLESAAVNSLITVDWNGTLLHVLPMMQINFKGLQDHLNKFSENFDQVLAFKPTGWTYSDSCLSLVDIKPQTRGKITIYGIPYSEHSSYLEMKRFVQWLKPQKIIPTVNVGDWRARSLMEKHFRDWMIEGSRHK